In Monodelphis domestica isolate mMonDom1 chromosome 4, mMonDom1.pri, whole genome shotgun sequence, one DNA window encodes the following:
- the NAA50 gene encoding N-alpha-acetyltransferase 50 isoform X2, producing the protein MKGSRIELGDVTPHNIKQLKRLNQVIFPVSYNDKFYKDVLEVGELAKLAYFNDIAVGAVCCRVDHSQNQKRLYIMTLGCLAPYRRLGIGTKMLNHVLNICEKDGTFDNIYLHVQISNESAIDFYRKFGFEIIETKKNYYKRIEPADAHVLQKNLKVPSLGQNADVQKTDN; encoded by the exons TAGCCGGATCGAGCTGGGAGATGTGACACCACACAATATTAAGCAGCTGAAGAGGTTAAACCAGGTCATCTTTCCAGTCAGCTACAATGACAAGTTCTACAAGGATGTGCTGGAGGTTGGCGAACTAGCAAAACTTG CTTATTTCAATGATATTGCAGTGGGTGCAGTATGCTGTAGAGTGGATCATTCACAGAATCAGAAGAGACTTTACATCATGACACTAGGATGTCTGGCACCTTACCGAAGGCTAGGAatag GAACTAAAATGTTGAATCATGTCTTAAACATCTGTGAAAAAGATGGCACTTTTGACAACATCTATCT GCATGTCCAGATCAGCAATGAGTCAGCAATTGACTTCTACAGGAAATTTGGCTTTGAGATCATTGAGACGAAGAAAAACTATTACAAGAGGATAGAGCCAGCGGATGCTCATGTGCTGCAGAAAAACCTCAAAGTTCCTTCTCTTGGCCAGAATGCAGATGTGCAAAAGACCGACAACTGA
- the NAA50 gene encoding N-alpha-acetyltransferase 50 isoform X1: MKGIRRGRRDDYRCSRIELGDVTPHNIKQLKRLNQVIFPVSYNDKFYKDVLEVGELAKLAYFNDIAVGAVCCRVDHSQNQKRLYIMTLGCLAPYRRLGIGTKMLNHVLNICEKDGTFDNIYLHVQISNESAIDFYRKFGFEIIETKKNYYKRIEPADAHVLQKNLKVPSLGQNADVQKTDN; this comes from the exons TAGCCGGATCGAGCTGGGAGATGTGACACCACACAATATTAAGCAGCTGAAGAGGTTAAACCAGGTCATCTTTCCAGTCAGCTACAATGACAAGTTCTACAAGGATGTGCTGGAGGTTGGCGAACTAGCAAAACTTG CTTATTTCAATGATATTGCAGTGGGTGCAGTATGCTGTAGAGTGGATCATTCACAGAATCAGAAGAGACTTTACATCATGACACTAGGATGTCTGGCACCTTACCGAAGGCTAGGAatag GAACTAAAATGTTGAATCATGTCTTAAACATCTGTGAAAAAGATGGCACTTTTGACAACATCTATCT GCATGTCCAGATCAGCAATGAGTCAGCAATTGACTTCTACAGGAAATTTGGCTTTGAGATCATTGAGACGAAGAAAAACTATTACAAGAGGATAGAGCCAGCGGATGCTCATGTGCTGCAGAAAAACCTCAAAGTTCCTTCTCTTGGCCAGAATGCAGATGTGCAAAAGACCGACAACTGA
- the NAA50 gene encoding N-alpha-acetyltransferase 50 isoform X3, which translates to MKGRIELGDVTPHNIKQLKRLNQVIFPVSYNDKFYKDVLEVGELAKLAYFNDIAVGAVCCRVDHSQNQKRLYIMTLGCLAPYRRLGIGTKMLNHVLNICEKDGTFDNIYLHVQISNESAIDFYRKFGFEIIETKKNYYKRIEPADAHVLQKNLKVPSLGQNADVQKTDN; encoded by the exons CCGGATCGAGCTGGGAGATGTGACACCACACAATATTAAGCAGCTGAAGAGGTTAAACCAGGTCATCTTTCCAGTCAGCTACAATGACAAGTTCTACAAGGATGTGCTGGAGGTTGGCGAACTAGCAAAACTTG CTTATTTCAATGATATTGCAGTGGGTGCAGTATGCTGTAGAGTGGATCATTCACAGAATCAGAAGAGACTTTACATCATGACACTAGGATGTCTGGCACCTTACCGAAGGCTAGGAatag GAACTAAAATGTTGAATCATGTCTTAAACATCTGTGAAAAAGATGGCACTTTTGACAACATCTATCT GCATGTCCAGATCAGCAATGAGTCAGCAATTGACTTCTACAGGAAATTTGGCTTTGAGATCATTGAGACGAAGAAAAACTATTACAAGAGGATAGAGCCAGCGGATGCTCATGTGCTGCAGAAAAACCTCAAAGTTCCTTCTCTTGGCCAGAATGCAGATGTGCAAAAGACCGACAACTGA